A genome region from Sphingomonas sp. BGYR3 includes the following:
- the acnA gene encoding aconitate hydratase AcnA, producing the protein MTAIGQDTLGTRDSLTVAGKTYTYFSLPKAAAKLGDISRLPFSMKVLLENMLRFEDGVTVTTDDAQAIVDWQQNPNAPEREIQYRPARVLMQDFTGVPCVVDLAAMRDAITKLGGDAAKINPLVPVHLVIDHSVMVDEFGTPKAFEDNVELEYSRNSERYEFLKWGSKALDNFKVVPPGTGICHQVNLEYIADAVWSSTATDGAIIAYPDTCVGTDSHTTMINGLGVLGWGVGGIEAEAAMLGQPVSMLIPEVVGFKLTGKLREGITATDLVLTVTQMLRAKGVVGRFVEFYGPGLDSMSLADRATIANMAPEYGATCGFFPIDGKTMDYLRLTGRDEATVALVEGYAKAQGLWREADAVDPIFTDTLELDMGTVTASLAGPKRPQDRVSLENVDNVFNGDLSAVYKKAAAERTPVEGRDHDIGDGDVVIAAITSCTNTSNPSVLVAAGLVAKKANALGLKPMPWVKTSLAPGSQVVTDYLVKSGLQAELDAVGFNLVGYGCTTCIGNSGPLAEPISRAINGNNIVAASVLSGNRNFEGRVSPDVRANFLASPPLVVAYALKGTVTEDITETPIGEGTNGPVYLKDIWPTNEEVALTVAANIDDAMFRNRYGNVYAGDAHWQKISVEGSGTYSWRAGSTYIANPPYFEGMTMTPAPVADIIEAKPLAILADSITTDHISPAGSIKADSPAGLFLQSHQVAKADFNSYGARRGNHEVMMRGTFANIRIKNEMVPGIEGGMTHYNGEVMPIYDAAMRHKADGTPLVVIAGKEYGTGSSRDWAAKGTNLLGVRAVIAESFERIHRSNLVGMGVLPLQFAEGTSRETLGLKGDERFTIRGVATLSPRQDVEVIVTRADGTNATFHAKCRIDTANELDYFLNGGILHYVLRKLAA; encoded by the coding sequence ATGACCGCCATCGGCCAGGATACGCTCGGCACCCGTGACAGCCTGACTGTCGCAGGCAAGACCTACACCTATTTCTCGCTGCCCAAGGCGGCGGCAAAGCTGGGCGATATCAGCCGGCTGCCCTTTTCGATGAAGGTGCTGCTGGAAAACATGCTCCGCTTCGAAGACGGCGTGACCGTCACGACCGACGATGCGCAGGCGATCGTCGACTGGCAGCAGAACCCGAACGCGCCGGAACGGGAAATCCAGTATCGCCCGGCCCGCGTGCTGATGCAGGATTTCACAGGCGTGCCCTGCGTCGTCGATCTGGCCGCGATGCGCGATGCGATCACGAAGCTGGGCGGCGATGCGGCCAAGATCAATCCGCTGGTCCCCGTCCACCTTGTCATCGACCATTCGGTGATGGTCGACGAATTCGGCACGCCCAAGGCGTTCGAGGACAATGTCGAGCTGGAATACAGCCGCAATTCCGAACGCTACGAATTCCTGAAATGGGGATCGAAGGCGCTCGACAATTTCAAGGTCGTGCCCCCCGGCACCGGCATCTGCCATCAGGTGAACCTGGAATATATCGCTGACGCCGTCTGGTCCTCCACCGCCACCGACGGTGCGATCATTGCCTATCCCGACACCTGTGTCGGCACCGATAGCCACACCACCATGATCAACGGGTTGGGAGTCCTTGGTTGGGGCGTCGGCGGGATCGAGGCAGAGGCCGCGATGCTGGGCCAGCCCGTTTCGATGCTGATCCCCGAAGTCGTCGGCTTCAAGCTGACCGGCAAGCTGCGCGAAGGGATCACCGCCACCGATCTGGTGCTGACCGTCACGCAGATGCTGCGCGCCAAGGGCGTGGTCGGCCGCTTCGTCGAATTTTACGGCCCCGGCCTCGATTCGATGAGCCTGGCCGACCGTGCGACCATCGCCAACATGGCACCGGAATATGGTGCCACCTGCGGCTTCTTCCCGATCGACGGCAAGACGATGGACTATCTGCGCCTCACCGGCCGCGACGAAGCGACCGTGGCGCTGGTCGAAGGCTATGCCAAGGCGCAGGGTCTGTGGCGCGAGGCGGATGCGGTTGACCCCATCTTCACCGACACGCTCGAACTCGACATGGGCACCGTCACCGCCAGCCTTGCCGGGCCGAAGCGTCCGCAGGACCGGGTCAGCCTGGAAAATGTCGACAACGTGTTCAACGGCGACCTGTCGGCGGTCTACAAGAAGGCCGCTGCCGAACGCACGCCGGTCGAAGGCCGCGACCATGACATCGGCGACGGCGACGTCGTCATCGCTGCGATCACCTCGTGCACCAACACGTCCAACCCGTCGGTGCTGGTCGCCGCCGGCCTGGTCGCGAAAAAGGCGAACGCGCTGGGGCTGAAGCCGATGCCGTGGGTCAAGACCTCGCTTGCACCCGGGTCGCAGGTCGTGACCGACTATCTGGTCAAATCCGGGCTTCAGGCGGAACTGGACGCGGTCGGCTTCAACCTCGTTGGCTATGGCTGCACCACCTGTATCGGCAATTCCGGCCCGCTGGCCGAACCGATCAGCCGCGCGATCAACGGCAACAACATCGTCGCCGCCAGCGTCCTGTCGGGCAACCGCAATTTCGAAGGGCGCGTGTCGCCCGACGTGCGTGCCAACTTCCTCGCATCGCCGCCGCTGGTCGTCGCCTATGCGCTGAAGGGAACGGTGACCGAGGACATTACCGAAACCCCGATCGGCGAAGGCACCAACGGCCCCGTCTATCTGAAGGACATCTGGCCGACCAATGAAGAGGTCGCGCTGACCGTGGCGGCGAACATCGACGATGCGATGTTCCGCAACCGCTATGGCAATGTCTATGCCGGCGACGCGCATTGGCAGAAGATCAGCGTCGAAGGATCGGGCACCTATTCGTGGCGCGCCGGTTCGACCTACATCGCCAACCCGCCCTATTTCGAAGGGATGACGATGACCCCGGCTCCGGTCGCGGACATCATCGAGGCAAAGCCGCTTGCCATCCTGGCCGATTCGATCACCACCGATCACATCAGTCCGGCGGGCAGCATCAAGGCGGACAGCCCGGCGGGCCTGTTCCTTCAGTCGCATCAGGTGGCCAAGGCGGACTTCAATTCCTATGGCGCGCGCCGCGGCAACCATGAAGTGATGATGCGCGGCACGTTTGCCAACATCCGCATCAAGAACGAAATGGTGCCCGGCATCGAAGGCGGCATGACACATTACAATGGCGAAGTGATGCCGATCTATGATGCCGCCATGCGGCACAAGGCCGACGGCACGCCGCTGGTCGTGATCGCTGGCAAGGAATATGGCACCGGTTCGTCGCGCGACTGGGCGGCAAAGGGCACGAACCTGCTGGGCGTGCGCGCCGTCATCGCGGAAAGCTTTGAGCGCATCCACCGCTCGAACTTGGTCGGCATGGGCGTCCTGCCGCTTCAGTTCGCTGAAGGCACCAGCCGCGAAACGCTGGGGCTGAAGGGCGATGAACGCTTCACCATCCGCGGCGTCGCCACCCTGTCGCCGCGTCAGGATGTTGAGGTGATCGTTACCCGCGCCGACGGCACCAACGCGACCTTCCATGCCAAGTGCCGCATCGATACCGCCAACGAACTGGATTATTTCCTGAACGGCGGCATCCTGCACTACGTCCTGCGCAAGCTGGCGGCCTGA
- a CDS encoding LuxR family transcriptional regulator, which yields MASWIDRITGANRITRVLDLCREEILARGAAMISYHFAAAFGSQTGDKVILSQFGFPEPWIERYRDPDFRRHDPVTEFIMQAGRPMRWDAATAAQTLNADQQAFLDAFRALGVPAGVGIPLFGPNGRDAYCGIGFDRDLVPGDRMMIGRMVAIAQMGHRRVVELLTDRGEEPVRVSARESEVLHWMARGKSNADIAVILGLSPATVDTFVRRLYDKLGVNDRISAIVRALSEGLVRV from the coding sequence TTGGCCAGCTGGATCGACCGGATTACCGGCGCCAACCGCATCACGCGCGTGCTCGACCTGTGCCGGGAGGAGATCCTGGCGCGCGGGGCGGCAATGATCAGCTATCATTTCGCCGCCGCATTCGGATCGCAGACCGGGGACAAGGTGATCCTTTCCCAGTTCGGTTTCCCCGAACCGTGGATTGAGCGCTATCGCGACCCCGATTTCCGGCGCCACGACCCGGTAACGGAGTTCATCATGCAGGCCGGGCGGCCGATGCGATGGGATGCGGCAACCGCGGCCCAGACGCTGAATGCGGATCAGCAGGCGTTCCTTGACGCATTCAGGGCGCTGGGGGTGCCCGCTGGCGTCGGCATCCCGCTGTTCGGGCCGAACGGACGCGATGCCTATTGCGGGATCGGGTTCGACCGGGATCTGGTGCCGGGCGACCGGATGATGATCGGCCGGATGGTGGCCATCGCCCAGATGGGCCATCGCCGCGTCGTCGAGCTGCTGACGGACCGGGGCGAGGAGCCGGTGCGGGTATCGGCGCGGGAAAGCGAGGTGCTGCACTGGATGGCGCGGGGCAAATCCAATGCCGACATCGCGGTCATCCTGGGCCTGTCGCCCGCCACGGTCGATACGTTCGTCCGGCGGCTGTACGACAAGCTGGGCGTCAACGACCGGATCAGCGCGATCGTCCGCGCGCTGAGCGAGGGGCTGGTGCGGGTCTGA
- a CDS encoding adenylosuccinate synthase produces MANVAVIGAQWGDEGKGKIVDWLAERADVVVRFQGGHNAGHTLVVGDSVYKLSLLPSGIVRGTPSVIGNGVVLDPWALKAEVEKLRGQGVAISPDTLMIADNCALILPFHRDLDAMREDASGAGKIGTTRRGIGPAYEDKVGRRAIRVCDLAHLDSLDPQLDRLCAHHDALRAGFGVTPVDRAELIAALKEIAGFVLPYARPVWKMLAEARAAGKRILFEGAQGVLLDIDHGTYPFVTSSNTIAGTAAGGSGLGPSAVGFVLGIAKAYTTRVGSGPFPTELEDETGERLGVRGHEFGTVTGRKRRCGWFDAVLVRQSVAVSGVTGIALTKLDVLDGFDEIRICTGYRLNGELLDHFPAHAADQAAVEPVYETMPGWHESTAGARSWAQLPAQAIKYVRRIEELIQCPVALVSTSPERQDTILVRDPFAD; encoded by the coding sequence GTGGCCAATGTCGCAGTGATCGGCGCTCAATGGGGCGACGAGGGCAAGGGCAAGATCGTCGACTGGCTGGCGGAACGCGCCGATGTCGTCGTTCGGTTTCAGGGCGGGCACAATGCCGGCCATACCCTGGTCGTCGGCGACAGCGTGTACAAGCTGTCGCTGCTCCCCTCCGGCATCGTGCGCGGCACGCCCAGTGTCATCGGCAACGGCGTGGTGCTCGATCCCTGGGCATTGAAGGCAGAGGTGGAAAAGCTGCGCGGACAGGGCGTGGCGATTTCGCCCGACACGCTGATGATCGCGGACAATTGCGCGCTGATCCTGCCGTTCCACCGCGATCTGGATGCGATGCGAGAGGATGCGAGCGGAGCGGGCAAGATCGGCACCACCCGCCGCGGCATCGGCCCGGCCTATGAGGACAAGGTCGGCCGCCGCGCGATCCGGGTGTGCGATCTGGCCCATCTGGACAGCCTGGATCCCCAGCTCGACCGGCTGTGCGCGCATCACGACGCACTGCGCGCCGGATTCGGCGTCACGCCCGTTGACCGGGCCGAACTGATCGCCGCGCTCAAGGAAATCGCCGGGTTCGTCCTGCCCTATGCCCGTCCGGTATGGAAAATGCTGGCCGAGGCGCGGGCGGCGGGCAAGCGCATCCTGTTCGAAGGGGCGCAGGGCGTGCTGCTCGACATCGACCATGGCACCTATCCCTTCGTCACCTCCTCCAACACCATCGCCGGTACGGCGGCGGGCGGATCGGGCCTCGGCCCCTCGGCTGTCGGCTTCGTCCTGGGCATCGCCAAGGCATATACGACGCGCGTCGGCTCCGGCCCCTTCCCCACCGAGCTTGAGGATGAAACCGGCGAGCGGCTGGGCGTGCGCGGGCACGAATTCGGCACCGTCACCGGGCGCAAGCGCCGATGTGGCTGGTTCGACGCCGTGCTGGTCCGTCAATCCGTCGCGGTCAGCGGCGTGACCGGCATCGCGCTGACCAAGCTCGACGTGCTCGACGGGTTCGACGAAATCCGCATCTGCACCGGCTATCGCCTGAATGGCGAGCTGCTGGATCATTTCCCCGCCCATGCCGCGGATCAGGCGGCGGTGGAGCCGGTCTATGAAACCATGCCCGGCTGGCACGAATCGACCGCCGGTGCGCGCAGCTGGGCACAGCTGCCGGCTCAGGCGATCAAATATGTCCGCCGGATCGAGGAACTGATCCAATGCCCCGTGGCACTCGTCTCGACCAGCCCGGAACGGCAGGACACGATCCTGGTCCGCGATCCGTTTGCGGATTGA
- a CDS encoding PAS domain-containing protein has translation MRFLDHGGDIARRIRAIDWASTSLGPIEHWPHALRITLGLALGSTFPTAIYWGPDLRLLYNDAWAFIPGDRHPDCIGMPAAQVWHDIWDAIEPQFRIVLETGEGFSTFDQLLMLERGGVPTETYWNYSLTPIRDDSGNIVGIFNQGNETTEQVLMRRRRSSEIERLRDLFEQAPGAIAILSGPDHVFEIANQAYFELVGRSAIIGMPVAAALPEVAEQGFVAILDQVYATGIPYRAERTPVTLQRGPDQQPEERTLDFVFEPVRSADGQVTGIFIQAQDITDRAAAERIARENASNLEAAISMRSFLADLDARLRSARDPATVLEITSAAIGQQIGADRAGVIRPGGAGSLDFVSCWTGGALPPLLGPIPSDILSGPVLDRFRQGQVVAIRNAATEPEHAETRSARMSPAGIAVPLMRNGQWVASFYVSSAQPRDWTEDEIALMLAVAETSWDAVERAEAVEALRESEAKFRAIANSIDPMVWSTRADGHHDYFNDRWYDFTGVPAGSTDGAGWSDLFHPDDQPRAWERWRHSLDTGAPYRIEYRLRHRSGTYRWVLGRAAPVRDDQGRITRWFGTCTDIQEIVDAREVLARSREDLELLIEERTRQLMAAEEQLRQAQKMEAVGQLTGGIAHDFNNMLAVVIGGLDLLERRLATGERDVGRYVQAARDGAERAAALTQRLLAFARRSPLAPKLIDPGALIAGMTDMLNRTLGETVRVRTRLGRNLWPALADPGELENALLNLCVNARDAMPGGGTVTLACANATLDAAAADLWQVTPGDYIELAVADTGSGMAPEVIERAFEPFFTTKAVGKGTGLGLSQIFGFARQSGGSVRIESALGQGTRVVLILPRAPLGTVASGRDTGPVDPAAMPMAIPGESVLLVEDEQRVRSLSLDALVSLGYRVHEATDGRTALALIESGLRPSLLFTDMVMPEMGGRALAAAAVEHLPGLPVLFTSGYDRDAAEQGGDGPWGETRLLAKPFGIVELARALRAALDAAAPRGVDASAPSA, from the coding sequence ATGCGCTTTCTTGACCATGGCGGGGATATAGCCCGGCGCATCCGTGCGATCGACTGGGCGTCGACGTCGCTGGGCCCCATCGAACACTGGCCTCATGCGCTGCGAATCACGCTGGGGCTGGCACTGGGATCGACCTTTCCCACCGCGATCTATTGGGGGCCGGACCTTCGGCTGCTCTACAACGATGCCTGGGCATTCATTCCCGGCGATCGCCACCCCGACTGCATCGGAATGCCCGCGGCACAGGTCTGGCACGACATCTGGGACGCGATCGAACCCCAGTTCCGCATCGTCCTGGAAACGGGCGAGGGTTTTTCGACGTTCGATCAGCTTCTGATGCTCGAACGCGGCGGGGTGCCTACCGAAACCTACTGGAACTACAGCCTGACGCCGATCCGCGATGACAGCGGAAATATCGTCGGCATCTTTAATCAGGGGAACGAAACGACCGAACAGGTGCTGATGCGCCGTCGCCGGTCATCAGAGATTGAGCGCCTGCGCGACCTGTTCGAACAGGCGCCGGGGGCCATCGCCATCCTGTCCGGCCCGGATCATGTCTTTGAAATCGCCAACCAGGCCTATTTCGAACTGGTCGGGCGCAGCGCGATCATCGGCATGCCGGTTGCCGCAGCCCTGCCCGAAGTGGCGGAACAGGGTTTCGTCGCCATTCTGGACCAGGTCTATGCGACCGGTATTCCGTATCGCGCCGAACGCACGCCGGTCACGCTGCAGCGCGGCCCGGATCAGCAGCCGGAAGAGCGCACCCTCGATTTCGTGTTCGAGCCGGTTCGCAGCGCGGATGGCCAGGTCACCGGCATCTTCATCCAGGCACAGGACATTACCGATCGGGCGGCCGCAGAACGCATCGCGCGTGAAAATGCGAGCAACCTTGAGGCCGCGATCAGCATGCGCAGCTTCCTTGCCGATCTCGACGCCCGGCTCCGCTCGGCCCGTGATCCCGCCACCGTGCTGGAAATCACGTCCGCGGCGATCGGGCAGCAGATCGGGGCCGACCGTGCCGGCGTGATCCGGCCCGGCGGTGCGGGGTCGCTCGATTTCGTCAGCTGCTGGACCGGCGGCGCGCTTCCGCCCCTGCTCGGACCGATTCCGTCGGATATCCTCAGCGGCCCGGTGCTCGACCGGTTCCGCCAGGGTCAGGTGGTGGCGATCCGCAACGCGGCGACCGAACCCGAACATGCCGAAACGCGCTCGGCTCGGATGTCGCCGGCCGGGATCGCCGTCCCGCTGATGCGCAATGGCCAATGGGTCGCCAGCTTCTATGTCAGCAGCGCCCAGCCCCGCGACTGGACCGAGGACGAGATCGCGCTGATGCTCGCCGTGGCGGAAACCAGCTGGGACGCGGTCGAGCGGGCCGAGGCGGTCGAGGCGCTGCGCGAGAGCGAGGCAAAGTTCCGCGCCATCGCCAATTCGATCGACCCGATGGTCTGGTCGACCCGCGCCGACGGCCATCACGATTATTTCAACGACCGCTGGTATGATTTCACCGGTGTCCCCGCCGGCTCGACCGACGGCGCAGGCTGGTCGGACCTGTTCCATCCCGACGATCAGCCGCGGGCATGGGAACGGTGGCGGCACAGCCTTGATACCGGCGCGCCCTATCGCATTGAATATCGCCTGCGCCATCGCAGCGGCACCTATCGCTGGGTGCTGGGCCGCGCCGCGCCGGTACGCGATGACCAGGGGCGGATCACCCGCTGGTTCGGCACCTGCACCGACATTCAGGAAATCGTCGACGCCCGCGAAGTGCTAGCCCGCTCGCGCGAGGATCTGGAACTGCTGATCGAAGAACGCACGCGCCAGCTGATGGCGGCCGAGGAACAGCTGCGCCAGGCGCAGAAGATGGAAGCGGTGGGCCAGCTGACCGGCGGCATCGCGCATGATTTCAACAATATGCTCGCCGTCGTGATCGGCGGGCTCGACCTGCTCGAACGGCGGCTGGCCACTGGCGAGCGCGATGTCGGCCGCTATGTCCAGGCCGCGCGCGACGGTGCCGAACGCGCCGCCGCGCTGACCCAGCGTCTGCTTGCCTTTGCCCGCCGGTCGCCGCTTGCGCCAAAGCTGATCGATCCCGGCGCGCTGATCGCCGGGATGACCGACATGCTCAACCGCACACTTGGCGAAACGGTGCGCGTCAGGACGCGGCTCGGCCGCAATCTGTGGCCGGCGCTGGCAGATCCGGGCGAGCTGGAAAACGCGCTGCTCAACCTGTGCGTCAATGCGCGCGACGCCATGCCGGGCGGCGGCACGGTGACGCTTGCGTGCGCCAACGCGACGCTCGATGCTGCGGCCGCCGATCTGTGGCAAGTGACGCCCGGCGACTATATCGAACTGGCGGTTGCCGATACCGGCAGCGGCATGGCGCCTGAAGTCATCGAACGCGCGTTCGAACCCTTTTTCACGACCAAGGCGGTGGGCAAGGGCACTGGCCTGGGCCTCAGCCAGATTTTCGGCTTTGCGCGCCAGTCGGGGGGATCGGTCCGCATTGAAAGCGCGCTGGGTCAGGGGACGCGCGTTGTCCTGATCCTGCCGCGCGCGCCCCTTGGCACGGTCGCATCCGGCCGCGACACCGGCCCAGTCGACCCGGCGGCGATGCCCATGGCCATTCCCGGCGAATCGGTTTTGCTGGTCGAGGATGAACAGCGCGTGCGCTCGCTTTCGCTCGATGCGCTCGTTTCGCTGGGCTATCGGGTGCATGAGGCGACCGACGGACGCACTGCGCTGGCGCTGATCGAATCGGGCTTGCGGCCATCGCTGCTGTTCACTGACATGGTGATGCCCGAAATGGGCGGCCGCGCGCTCGCCGCAGCTGCGGTCGAGCATTTGCCTGGCCTGCCCGTGCTCTTCACCAGTGGCTATGACCGGGATGCGGCCGAACAGGGCGGCGACGGACCCTGGGGCGAGACGCGGCTGCTGGCCAAGCCGTTCGGTATCGTCGAACTGGCCCGCGCCCTTCGCGCCGCGCTTGACGCCGCTGCCCCGCGGGGGGTGGACGCCAGCGCGCCCAGCGCCTAG
- a CDS encoding fumarylacetoacetate hydrolase family protein, translating to MKLASLKQGRDGRLVVVSDDLAWCADAGHIAPTLQAALDEWDRVEGDLRNLATDLAHEAIPMMRFHERQAASPLPRAYQWADGSAYVNHVALVRQARGAEMPDSFWHDPLMYQGGSDGFLAPRDPIPLKDEAWGCDLEAEVVVVTGDVPMGASRDEALAAIRLVGLTNDVSLRGLIPGELAKGFGFFQSKPASAMSPVFVTPDALGDWWRDGKLHRRLMVDLNGQPFGRAQAGEDMTFDFGTLIAHAARTRALGAGTIIGSGTVSNRDADGGPGKPIAEGGHGYSCIAEVRTVETILRGAAETPFLKPGDTVRIWAEDDRHHPIFGVIEQTVVAA from the coding sequence ATGAAGCTGGCAAGCCTGAAGCAGGGCCGTGACGGACGGCTGGTCGTCGTTTCGGACGATCTGGCATGGTGCGCCGATGCCGGACATATCGCCCCCACGCTACAGGCGGCGCTGGACGAATGGGACCGGGTCGAGGGCGATCTTCGCAACCTGGCCACCGACCTGGCGCATGAGGCGATCCCGATGATGCGGTTTCACGAACGGCAGGCGGCGTCGCCGCTGCCGCGTGCCTATCAATGGGCGGACGGCAGCGCCTATGTGAACCATGTTGCGCTGGTGCGGCAGGCGCGGGGCGCGGAAATGCCGGACAGCTTCTGGCATGATCCGTTGATGTATCAGGGCGGCAGCGACGGTTTTCTGGCGCCGCGCGATCCCATTCCGCTGAAGGACGAAGCCTGGGGCTGCGATCTGGAGGCCGAGGTGGTGGTGGTGACCGGCGACGTGCCGATGGGCGCAAGCCGCGACGAGGCGCTGGCGGCGATCCGGCTGGTCGGGCTGACCAACGATGTGTCGCTGCGCGGCCTGATCCCCGGCGAACTGGCCAAGGGGTTCGGATTTTTCCAGTCCAAGCCGGCCAGCGCGATGTCGCCGGTATTCGTCACTCCCGACGCGCTGGGCGACTGGTGGCGGGACGGCAAGCTGCACCGGCGGCTGATGGTCGACCTGAACGGTCAGCCGTTCGGCCGGGCGCAGGCGGGCGAGGACATGACGTTCGATTTCGGCACGCTGATCGCCCATGCGGCGCGGACGCGCGCGCTGGGTGCGGGCACGATCATCGGATCGGGCACGGTGTCCAATCGCGACGCGGATGGCGGGCCGGGCAAGCCGATTGCGGAGGGCGGCCATGGCTATAGCTGCATTGCCGAGGTTCGGACGGTGGAAACGATCCTGCGCGGTGCGGCCGAAACGCCGTTCCTGAAACCCGGCGACACGGTGCGCATCTGGGCCGAGGATGACCGGCACCACCCGATTTTCGGCGTGATCGAACAGACGGTGGTCGCGGCCTGA
- a CDS encoding M3 family metallopeptidase — MSRHALCLSLLLGAAMPMSAMAQTAAAPAAAVDPAPLLTEWTGPYNGVPPWNQVKPAMFPAAFEQAMANARKEFAAIRDNPAAPTFANTIEAQEKSGEQMSRLFAVWGVYQSNLASPEVQAIAREWSPKLSAFFSELSLDPKMFARVKAVYDNRASAGLNAQQMRLLERSYRDYVTSGALLDEAQKTKVKAINQALAKAYTDFGSKVLKDEETAILVTSEAELAGLPDSFKASLAEEAKAMGKTGWAIKNTRSSVQPLLMYGTNRDLRRRVYTAFINRGDNGDANDTNATIAEILKLRQERAVILGFKTHAHFRMDDTMAETPENAMKLMMAVWPAAVARVKQEVADMQAVADKEGAKITIEPWDYRFYAEKVRKAKYDLDESEVKPYLELNNMVDAMFWSANRLYGLEFKENTGTIPVFEPNVRTFEVRREGKIVGIFYLDNFARAGKRSGAWATSYRGASGLTGETIRLGSNNNNFTKGAAGEPTLISVDDASTLFHEFGHAIHGFLTNVYYPGLSGTPRDFVEYPSQVNENWLLTREVLDRFAKHYKTGEPMPQALVDKIEASSTFNQGFDTVEYLSSAIVDIKLHDRTTPVTDPDAFERDTLNALGMPKEIVMRHRLPQFNHLFSSDAYSAGYYSYLWSETMDADTWALFEEKGVWDKATADKFRETLLSTGNETDRKAAYRAFRGRDPDVKALFKRRGFPTE; from the coding sequence TTGAGCCGCCATGCCCTTTGCCTGTCCCTGTTGCTGGGTGCCGCCATGCCGATGAGCGCGATGGCCCAGACTGCAGCTGCGCCTGCTGCTGCGGTCGATCCGGCGCCGCTGCTGACCGAATGGACCGGGCCGTATAACGGCGTGCCGCCGTGGAACCAGGTAAAGCCCGCCATGTTCCCGGCCGCGTTCGAACAGGCGATGGCCAATGCGCGCAAGGAGTTCGCGGCGATCCGCGACAATCCGGCCGCGCCGACATTCGCCAACACGATCGAGGCACAGGAAAAGTCCGGCGAGCAGATGAGCCGCCTGTTCGCGGTCTGGGGCGTCTATCAGTCGAACCTGGCCAGCCCGGAAGTGCAGGCGATCGCCCGCGAATGGAGCCCGAAGCTGTCGGCGTTCTTCAGCGAGCTGAGCCTGGACCCCAAGATGTTCGCGCGGGTGAAGGCGGTGTACGACAACCGCGCCTCTGCCGGGCTGAACGCGCAGCAGATGCGCCTGCTTGAGCGCAGCTATCGCGATTACGTCACCTCTGGCGCGCTGCTGGACGAGGCGCAGAAGACCAAGGTCAAGGCGATCAATCAGGCGCTGGCCAAGGCGTATACCGATTTCGGCAGCAAGGTGCTGAAGGACGAGGAAACCGCGATCCTGGTCACCAGCGAGGCCGAGCTGGCCGGACTGCCCGACAGTTTCAAGGCGTCGCTGGCCGAAGAGGCCAAGGCGATGGGCAAGACCGGATGGGCGATCAAGAATACCCGGTCGTCGGTTCAGCCCTTGCTGATGTACGGCACCAATCGCGACCTGCGCCGACGGGTCTATACCGCGTTCATCAACCGCGGCGACAATGGCGATGCCAATGACACCAATGCGACCATCGCCGAGATCCTGAAGCTGCGTCAGGAGCGGGCCGTCATCCTGGGGTTCAAGACGCACGCCCATTTCCGCATGGACGACACCATGGCGGAAACGCCGGAAAACGCCATGAAGCTGATGATGGCGGTGTGGCCCGCCGCCGTCGCGCGCGTCAAACAGGAAGTCGCCGACATGCAGGCGGTGGCCGACAAGGAAGGCGCCAAGATCACCATCGAGCCATGGGATTACCGCTTTTACGCCGAGAAGGTGCGCAAGGCGAAGTACGACCTGGATGAGAGCGAGGTGAAGCCGTACCTTGAGCTGAATAACATGGTCGATGCCATGTTTTGGTCGGCCAACCGGCTGTATGGCCTGGAATTCAAGGAGAATACCGGCACCATTCCGGTGTTCGAGCCGAATGTCCGCACGTTCGAGGTGCGGCGCGAGGGCAAGATCGTTGGCATTTTCTACCTCGATAATTTCGCGCGGGCGGGCAAGCGGTCCGGCGCCTGGGCGACCAGCTATCGCGGCGCATCCGGCCTGACCGGCGAGACGATCCGGCTGGGGTCGAACAACAACAATTTCACCAAGGGCGCGGCGGGCGAGCCGACGTTGATCAGCGTGGATGACGCATCCACCCTGTTCCACGAATTCGGCCATGCCATCCACGGGTTCCTGACCAATGTCTATTATCCCGGCCTGTCGGGGACGCCGCGCGATTTCGTGGAATATCCCAGCCAGGTGAACGAGAACTGGCTGCTGACCCGCGAGGTGCTCGACCGGTTCGCCAAGCATTACAAGACCGGTGAGCCGATGCCGCAGGCGCTGGTCGACAAGATCGAGGCGTCGAGCACGTTCAATCAGGGATTCGACACGGTCGAATATCTGTCCAGCGCTATCGTCGACATAAAGCTGCATGACCGCACGACGCCGGTGACCGACCCGGATGCGTTCGAGCGTGACACGCTGAACGCGCTGGGGATGCCGAAGGAGATCGTGATGCGGCACCGCCTGCCGCAGTTCAATCACCTGTTTTCGTCCGACGCCTATTCGGCGGGATATTACAGCTATCTGTGGTCGGAAACGATGGACGCCGACACCTGGGCGCTGTTCGAGGAAAAGGGCGTGTGGGACAAGGCGACGGCCGACAAGTTCCGGGAGACGTTGCTGTCCACCGGTAACGAGACGGACCGCAAGGCCGCATATCGCGCGTTCCGTGGCCGCGACCCGGATGTGAAGGCGCTGTTCAAGCGCCGCGGCTTTCCCACCGAATAA